The Caenorhabditis elegans chromosome II genome has a segment encoding these proteins:
- the cup-14 gene encoding Rubicon Homology domain-containing protein (Confirmed by transcript evidence): MGNSLAAIGARHQMWESTSDRLSSSSDSCGGPVVSFGQALRSAMETRDDPESLGTSSQDLADVDEQDVADSSRKSSVSAETAEKLCTIPREKGLDAQDFRCAMCRKTIGGSTFSKFETCAIDSKYYCTECMKSGGKVSIPARVVMDWDWRERAVSDRGRAWYEANQEKALINIKTTNSRLYAHAPALEETRKLREKLQLVSMYLFTCRESVSEDFRRRLWPKEYLRSEIDVYSFADLIDVKSGALQRRLNSLLKHSINHVMTCTLCKQKGFCCELCTVNEVIYPFNTESTHRCLVCFSAFHVECWRTSGDCPKCVRRQNFETRRAQVDDPHNTLLVLQP, from the exons ATGGGAAACTCGCTTGCCGCCATCGGAGCCCGCCATCAGATGTGGGAGTCCACTTCGGATCGGCTCTCCTCGTCTTCAGACTCATGCGGCGGCCCGGTGGTGAGCTTCGGACAGGCTCTAAGATCTGCGATGGAGACGAGAGACGATCCTGAGTCGCTTGGCACATCGAGTCAGGATCTTGCCGATGTGGATGAGCAGGATGTAGCGGATTCCTCGCGAAAATCGTCGGTTTCTGCGGAAACCGCCGAGAAATTGTGCACGATACCCAGGGAGAAGGGTCTCGACGCGCAGGATTTTCGGTGTGCCATGTGTCGGAAAACGATTGGTGGAAGCACGTTTTCCAAGtttga AACCTGCGCCATCGACAGCAAATACTACTGCACAGAATGTATGAAGTCCGGCGGAAAAGTCTCGATTCCGGCCCGCGTCGTAATGGACTGGGATTGGCGGGAACGGGCCGTCTCGGACCGAGGACGTGCCTGGTATGAGGCGAATCAGGAGAAGGCGCTGATCAATATCAAGACAACAAATAGCCGACTGTATGCACATGCTCCGGCTCTCGAAGAGACTCGGAAGCTTCGCGAGAAGCTTCAGCTCGTCTCAATGTACCTATTCACGTGCCGGGAATCTGTGTCAGAGGACTTTCGGCGTCGATTGTGGCCTAAAGAGTATTTGAGATCGGAAATTGACGTGTATTCCTTTGCTGACTTGATTGATGTGAAGAGTGGAGCACTGCAGAGACGATTGAATAGTCTCTTGAAGCACTCGATCAATCATGTCATGACATGCACATTGTGCAAGCAGAAAGGCTTCTGTTGTGAGCTGTGCACTGTCAATGAGGTCATTTATCCGTTTAATACGGAATCCACGCATAGg tgcCTCGTATGCTTTTCGGCGTTCCACGTGGAATGCTGGCGAACGTCTGGCGACTGCCCGAAATGTGTCCGCCGCCAGAATTTTGAGACTCGCCGAGCACAAGTCGACGATCCACATAACACACTGCTCGTTCTTCAGCCATAA
- the cup-14 gene encoding Rubicon Homology domain-containing protein (Confirmed by transcript evidence): MNYTFYARYRYRTDTILGTSLRDELLEALPSTHNDTFENGTPIYVQSPGLMGNSLAAIGARHQMWESTSDRLSSSSDSCGGPVVSFGQALRSAMETRDDPESLGTSSQDLADVDEQDVADSSRKSSVSAETAEKLCTIPREKGLDAQDFRCAMCRKTIGGSTFSKFETCAIDSKYYCTECMKSGGKVSIPARVVMDWDWRERAVSDRGRAWYEANQEKALINIKTTNSRLYAHAPALEETRKLREKLQLVSMYLFTCRESVSEDFRRRLWPKEYLRSEIDVYSFADLIDVKSGALQRRLNSLLKHSINHVMTCTLCKQKGFCCELCTVNEVIYPFNTESTHRCLVCFSAFHVECWRTSGDCPKCVRRQNFETRRAQVDDPHNTLLVLQP, from the exons ATGAACTACACGTTCTATGCGCGTTATCGCTATCGG ACCGACACAATTCTCGGCACCTCACTCCGCGATGAGCTCCTCGAGGCACTCCCATCAACGCACAATGACACATTTGAG aatggCACCCCGATCTACGTACAAAGCCCCGGGCTCATGGGAAACTCGCTTGCCGCCATCGGAGCCCGCCATCAGATGTGGGAGTCCACTTCGGATCGGCTCTCCTCGTCTTCAGACTCATGCGGCGGCCCGGTGGTGAGCTTCGGACAGGCTCTAAGATCTGCGATGGAGACGAGAGACGATCCTGAGTCGCTTGGCACATCGAGTCAGGATCTTGCCGATGTGGATGAGCAGGATGTAGCGGATTCCTCGCGAAAATCGTCGGTTTCTGCGGAAACCGCCGAGAAATTGTGCACGATACCCAGGGAGAAGGGTCTCGACGCGCAGGATTTTCGGTGTGCCATGTGTCGGAAAACGATTGGTGGAAGCACGTTTTCCAAGtttga AACCTGCGCCATCGACAGCAAATACTACTGCACAGAATGTATGAAGTCCGGCGGAAAAGTCTCGATTCCGGCCCGCGTCGTAATGGACTGGGATTGGCGGGAACGGGCCGTCTCGGACCGAGGACGTGCCTGGTATGAGGCGAATCAGGAGAAGGCGCTGATCAATATCAAGACAACAAATAGCCGACTGTATGCACATGCTCCGGCTCTCGAAGAGACTCGGAAGCTTCGCGAGAAGCTTCAGCTCGTCTCAATGTACCTATTCACGTGCCGGGAATCTGTGTCAGAGGACTTTCGGCGTCGATTGTGGCCTAAAGAGTATTTGAGATCGGAAATTGACGTGTATTCCTTTGCTGACTTGATTGATGTGAAGAGTGGAGCACTGCAGAGACGATTGAATAGTCTCTTGAAGCACTCGATCAATCATGTCATGACATGCACATTGTGCAAGCAGAAAGGCTTCTGTTGTGAGCTGTGCACTGTCAATGAGGTCATTTATCCGTTTAATACGGAATCCACGCATAGg tgcCTCGTATGCTTTTCGGCGTTCCACGTGGAATGCTGGCGAACGTCTGGCGACTGCCCGAAATGTGTCCGCCGCCAGAATTTTGAGACTCGCCGAGCACAAGTCGACGATCCACATAACACACTGCTCGTTCTTCAGCCATAA
- the cup-14 gene encoding Rubicon Homology domain-containing protein (Confirmed by transcript evidence) has translation MRIRRASPLEPIFSSDMVATTSVFDTMTQEEEDEALERIRSLSKRLSSIASSAGGGRRSSLLADVVSDVKDSLFRKFVKSTLSLVTTMRKEEKRSVKELFCEVTDTILGTSLRDELLEALPSTHNDTFENGTPIYVQSPGLMGNSLAAIGARHQMWESTSDRLSSSSDSCGGPVVSFGQALRSAMETRDDPESLGTSSQDLADVDEQDVADSSRKSSVSAETAEKLCTIPREKGLDAQDFRCAMCRKTIGGSTFSKFETCAIDSKYYCTECMKSGGKVSIPARVVMDWDWRERAVSDRGRAWYEANQEKALINIKTTNSRLYAHAPALEETRKLREKLQLVSMYLFTCRESVSEDFRRRLWPKEYLRSEIDVYSFADLIDVKSGALQRRLNSLLKHSINHVMTCTLCKQKGFCCELCTVNEVIYPFNTESTHRCLVCFSAFHVECWRTSGDCPKCVRRQNFETRRAQVDDPHNTLLVLQP, from the exons atgagaattcgTAGGGCTTCTCCCTTGGAGCCGATATTCTCTTCTGACATGGTCGCCACGACGAGTGTCTTCGACACAATGACCCAGGAAGAAGAGGATGAAGCCTTGGAGAGAATTCGTTCGCTTTCCAAGCGACTTTCATCGATTGCTAGTTCGGCAGGAGGAGGTCGTCGTAGTAGTCTGCTGGCGGATGTGGTTTCCGATGTGAAAGACTCGTTATTCCGAAAGTTTGTCAAGTCGACACTCAGTCTGGTAACCACGATGCGGAAGGAGGAGAAGCGTAGTGTCAAGGAGTTGTTTTGTGAAGTG ACCGACACAATTCTCGGCACCTCACTCCGCGATGAGCTCCTCGAGGCACTCCCATCAACGCACAATGACACATTTGAG aatggCACCCCGATCTACGTACAAAGCCCCGGGCTCATGGGAAACTCGCTTGCCGCCATCGGAGCCCGCCATCAGATGTGGGAGTCCACTTCGGATCGGCTCTCCTCGTCTTCAGACTCATGCGGCGGCCCGGTGGTGAGCTTCGGACAGGCTCTAAGATCTGCGATGGAGACGAGAGACGATCCTGAGTCGCTTGGCACATCGAGTCAGGATCTTGCCGATGTGGATGAGCAGGATGTAGCGGATTCCTCGCGAAAATCGTCGGTTTCTGCGGAAACCGCCGAGAAATTGTGCACGATACCCAGGGAGAAGGGTCTCGACGCGCAGGATTTTCGGTGTGCCATGTGTCGGAAAACGATTGGTGGAAGCACGTTTTCCAAGtttga AACCTGCGCCATCGACAGCAAATACTACTGCACAGAATGTATGAAGTCCGGCGGAAAAGTCTCGATTCCGGCCCGCGTCGTAATGGACTGGGATTGGCGGGAACGGGCCGTCTCGGACCGAGGACGTGCCTGGTATGAGGCGAATCAGGAGAAGGCGCTGATCAATATCAAGACAACAAATAGCCGACTGTATGCACATGCTCCGGCTCTCGAAGAGACTCGGAAGCTTCGCGAGAAGCTTCAGCTCGTCTCAATGTACCTATTCACGTGCCGGGAATCTGTGTCAGAGGACTTTCGGCGTCGATTGTGGCCTAAAGAGTATTTGAGATCGGAAATTGACGTGTATTCCTTTGCTGACTTGATTGATGTGAAGAGTGGAGCACTGCAGAGACGATTGAATAGTCTCTTGAAGCACTCGATCAATCATGTCATGACATGCACATTGTGCAAGCAGAAAGGCTTCTGTTGTGAGCTGTGCACTGTCAATGAGGTCATTTATCCGTTTAATACGGAATCCACGCATAGg tgcCTCGTATGCTTTTCGGCGTTCCACGTGGAATGCTGGCGAACGTCTGGCGACTGCCCGAAATGTGTCCGCCGCCAGAATTTTGAGACTCGCCGAGCACAAGTCGACGATCCACATAACACACTGCTCGTTCTTCAGCCATAA